A stretch of Henckelia pumila isolate YLH828 chromosome 4, ASM3356847v2, whole genome shotgun sequence DNA encodes these proteins:
- the LOC140860012 gene encoding aluminum-activated malate transporter 4-like → MAANYGSLRQSFAERSKERLLSRGIYSNVGFGDSYVSDEGCLHRIFRVTGQKFSKLWSDVKRIAVDSIEMGRSDPRKVVFAAKMSIALSLVSLLVFFKQPSNYISQHYIWAILTVVVVFEFSIGATLSKGFNRALGTFSAGALALGIGHLSEMAGLQLQEVIIIIGIFVAAFLASYLKLHPAMKQYEYGFRVFLLTYCMVLGSGSSKFVETAVSRLLLIAIGAGISLLVNVCIYPIWSGEDLHKLVVKNFRGVSTSLEGCINMYLQSIEYSRIPSKILVYQASDDPLYSGYRAAVESTSQEESLLNFAVWEPPHGHYRMFSYPWSEYVKVSGALRHCAFMVMAMHGCILSEIQSSSELRQVFKDGIQKVGTEGANVLRLLGEKVEKMEKLSPQDILLEVHDAAEDLQMMIDQKSYLLVNAESWEIGKRPGKFSDPEQLQEIKDNEKRPFVMNSLGESAYLKSTLSMRNFDPHNPNASVVSVSQWGSGENVLRQQTMWPSRLSLINDTILNEREVRTYESASALSLATFTSLLIEFVARLQNIVNSFEELSEKAKFKEPVESSETKSVGFWAWLLKRIGSKD, encoded by the exons ATGGCTGCAAATTATGGATCACTGCGGCAGAGTTTTGCTGAGAGAAGCAAAGAGAGATTACTTTCTCGGGGAATCTACTCTAACGTTGGATTTGGTGATTCTTACGTCAGTGATGAGGGTTGTTTGCACCGGATTTTTCGTGTCACGGGCCAAAAATTTTCCAAGCTGTGGAGCGATGTTAAGCGAATTGCAGTTGATTCGATTGAAATGGGAAGATCCGACCCGAGAAAAGTGGTGTTTGCCGCTAAAATGAGCATCGCTTTGTCTCTGGTTTCGTTGCTTGTATTTTTTAAACAACCCTCTAATTATATTAGCCAACACTACATCTGGGCTATTCTTACTGTTGTTGTTGTGTTTGAATTTAGCATAG GAGCTACTCTAAGTAAAGGTTTCAATCGGGCACTGGGGACCTTTTCTGCTGGAGCACTGGCTCTTGGGATTGGACATTTGTCTGAGATGGCTGGACTGCAGCTTCAAGAAGTGATCATTATAATCGGGATTTTCGTTGCAG CTTTTCTCGCTAGCTACTTGAAGTTGCATCCAGCAATGAAGCAGTATGAGTACGGGTTTCGGGTGTTCTTGTTGACATATTGTATGGTATTGGGATCAGGATCTTCAAAATTTGTTGAAACAGCTGTTTCGAGATTGCTGCTTATTGCTATTGGGGCTGGTATATCCTTGCTTGTAAATGTATGTATTTACCCGATTTGGTCTGGGGAGGATCTGCATAAGCTTGTCGTAAAGAATTTCAGGGGTGTTTCTACTTCACTGGAAG GCTGTATCAACATGTACTTGCAGTCTATTGAATACAGTAGAATACCTTCAAAAATTCTGGTGTACCAGGCATCGGATGATCCTCTGTATAGTGGATATAGAGCTGCGGTAGAGTCTACTAGCCAAGAGGAGTCTTTG TTAAATTTCGCTGTATGGGAACCACCACATGGCCATTACAGAATGTTCAGTTATCCTTGGAGCGAATATGTTAAAGTTAGCGGCGCTTTGAGGCATTGTGCATTCATGGTGATGGCGATGCATGGGTGTATACTTTCAGAAATACAG TCATCTTCAGAACTAAGACAAGTTTTTAAGGATGGGATTCAGAAAGTTGGGACTGAAGGAGCTAATGTGTTGCGACTGCTGGGTGAAAAAGTAGAGAAAATGGAAAAACTTAGCCCACAAGACATACTCTTGGAGGTTCATGATGCTGCGGAGGATTTGCAGATGATGATTGACCAAAAGTCGTACCTTTTGGTAAATGCAGAGAGTTGGGAAATTGGAAAACGGCCAGGAAAATTCTCAGATCCTGAACAACTCCAAGAAATCAAGGATAACGAAAAAAGGCCATTTGTAATGAATTCCCTCGGTGAATCAGCCTATCTTAAATCAACTCTGTCAATGCGAAATTTTGATCCACATAATCCAAACGCTAGTGTTGTATCTGTTTCACAATGGGGTTCTGGAGAAAATGTGCTTAGACAGCAAACAATGTGGCCGTCACGTCTCTCACTTATTAACGACACCATTCTCAATGAGAGAGAGGTGAGGACATATGAAAGTGCTAGTGCATTGTCCCTTGCAACATTTACTTCTCTGTTGATTGAGTTTGTTGCGAGGCTTCAGAATATTGTGAATTCATTTGAGGAACTCAGCGAGAAGGCTAAATTCAAGGAGCCTGTTGAGTCAAGTGAAACAAAAAGTGTTGGCTTCTGGGCCTGGCTGCTCAAGCGGATAGGCAGCAAGGATTGA